A stretch of the Streptomyces sp. NBC_00078 genome encodes the following:
- a CDS encoding CGNR zinc finger domain-containing protein, producing MNFDHVFVCGNPALDFAATLRARRTVRFEMFATPDRLNAWYVESGLVDAVSPGQEADVEQATTVREAVYRLVTARRLGEECDGAALTVVNNAARRPSAVPQLTPSGRWTQATPEEALSMVARHAVELLSGPDVPLLKECGNPECTRTYIDRSRGTRRQWCGMESCGNKIKAAAYRARKKTAPAAAR from the coding sequence GTGAATTTCGATCATGTCTTCGTCTGCGGAAACCCGGCGCTGGACTTCGCCGCCACACTCCGAGCGCGCCGTACGGTCCGCTTCGAGATGTTCGCGACGCCGGACAGACTGAACGCCTGGTATGTGGAGTCCGGCCTCGTCGACGCGGTCTCCCCCGGCCAGGAGGCCGACGTCGAGCAGGCGACGACCGTAAGGGAAGCCGTGTACCGGCTGGTCACCGCCCGGCGGCTCGGCGAGGAGTGCGACGGGGCGGCGCTGACCGTCGTGAACAACGCGGCGCGCAGGCCGTCCGCGGTGCCGCAGCTCACCCCGTCGGGGCGATGGACGCAGGCGACGCCGGAAGAGGCCCTCTCCATGGTCGCGCGCCACGCCGTCGAGCTCCTGAGCGGACCGGACGTGCCCCTGCTCAAGGAGTGCGGCAACCCCGAGTGCACCCGCACCTACATCGACCGTTCGCGGGGCACGCGCCGGCAGTGGTGCGGGATGGAGTCCTGCGGCAACAAGATCAAGGCGGCCGCCTACCGCGCCCGCAAGAAGACCGCGCCCGCGGCGGCCCGCTGA
- a CDS encoding SCO5918 family protein, translating into MRCVIARFPFDFTKFEVEHSMEGIKPEAVTGVSVTIGRRTFPVMQVGEVITRQNRRDFTVGEVRRALTRLGFTCHDAPPAPPAAHAEQPAPWQVTGVNWE; encoded by the coding sequence ATGCGCTGCGTCATCGCCCGTTTTCCCTTCGACTTCACCAAGTTCGAGGTGGAGCACTCGATGGAGGGCATCAAGCCCGAAGCCGTCACGGGAGTGTCCGTGACCATCGGCCGCCGTACCTTCCCCGTCATGCAGGTCGGCGAGGTCATCACCCGGCAGAACCGTCGCGACTTCACCGTGGGCGAGGTGCGCAGGGCGCTGACCCGGCTCGGCTTCACCTGTCATGACGCCCCGCCCGCCCCGCCGGCCGCGCACGCCGAACAGCCCGCGCCGTGGCAGGTGACGGGCGTCAACTGGGAGTGA
- a CDS encoding DEAD/DEAH box helicase produces the protein MNRTGRTSDGSSHLPRQKPARRNARSRPAEAGRSSGRKNSRPAGPREEFAAPVTVTPALPAVEAFADLDLPEPLLAALHAEGVTVPFPIQGATLPNSLAGRDVLGRGRTGSGKTLAFGLALLARIADQRAEPRRPLALVLVPTRELAQQVTDALTPYARALRLRLATVVGGLSIGRQASALRGGAEVVVATPGRLKDLIVRGDCQLDQVSVTVLDEADQMADMGFLPQVTALLDLVRPDGQRLLFSATLDRNVDRLVRNYLHDPVVHSVDPAAGAVTTMDHHVLHIEDEDKHATATEIAAREGRVIMFLDTKHAADRLAKKLLAVGVRAASLHGGKSQSQRNRTLAQFKDGHVTALVATNVAARGIHVDDLDLVVNFDPPGDHKDYLHRGGRTARAGASGTVVTLVLPHQRRAMARLLDDAGITARTTRTRSGEAELSRITGARTPSGSPVVLTVPVADPPARARSAGRGRDGRPARSGRRRFPPSSKA, from the coding sequence ATGAACCGCACCGGCCGCACCAGTGACGGCTCCTCACACCTCCCCCGGCAGAAACCGGCGCGCCGAAACGCTCGTTCCCGTCCCGCCGAGGCCGGCCGGAGCAGCGGTCGTAAGAACAGCCGTCCGGCCGGGCCCCGCGAGGAGTTCGCGGCGCCGGTCACCGTCACCCCTGCGCTGCCGGCCGTCGAGGCGTTCGCCGACCTCGACCTGCCCGAGCCGCTGCTGGCCGCCCTGCACGCCGAGGGCGTGACCGTGCCGTTCCCCATCCAGGGGGCGACGCTGCCCAACTCGCTGGCCGGCCGGGACGTTCTGGGCCGCGGGCGTACCGGTTCGGGCAAGACACTCGCCTTCGGCCTCGCCCTGCTGGCCCGTATCGCAGACCAACGGGCCGAGCCCCGACGGCCGTTGGCACTCGTCCTCGTGCCCACCCGGGAACTGGCCCAGCAGGTCACCGACGCCCTCACCCCCTACGCCCGGGCGCTGCGCCTGCGGCTGGCCACCGTGGTCGGCGGTCTGTCGATCGGCCGCCAGGCGAGCGCGCTCCGTGGCGGAGCCGAGGTCGTCGTGGCCACACCGGGACGGCTCAAGGACCTCATCGTCCGGGGCGACTGCCAGCTGGACCAGGTCTCCGTCACCGTCCTCGACGAGGCCGACCAGATGGCCGACATGGGCTTCCTGCCGCAGGTCACCGCCCTGCTCGACCTGGTGCGTCCCGACGGTCAGCGGCTGCTGTTCTCGGCCACCCTGGACCGTAACGTCGACCGGCTGGTGCGGAACTACCTGCACGACCCCGTCGTCCACTCCGTCGACCCCGCCGCGGGCGCGGTCACCACGATGGACCACCACGTGCTGCACATCGAGGACGAGGACAAGCACGCCACCGCGACCGAGATCGCCGCCCGCGAGGGCCGGGTGATCATGTTCCTCGACACCAAGCACGCGGCGGACCGGCTGGCCAAGAAGCTGCTGGCGGTCGGAGTGCGCGCGGCGTCCCTGCACGGCGGCAAGTCCCAGTCGCAGCGCAACCGGACCCTGGCCCAGTTCAAGGACGGCCATGTCACGGCGCTGGTCGCCACCAATGTCGCGGCCCGCGGCATCCATGTCGACGACCTCGACCTCGTCGTCAACTTCGACCCGCCCGGTGACCACAAGGACTATCTGCACCGCGGCGGCCGTACCGCCCGTGCCGGCGCGTCCGGCACCGTCGTCACCCTGGTCCTGCCCCACCAGCGCCGCGCGATGGCCCGGCTGCTGGACGACGCCGGGATAACCGCGCGGACCACCCGGACCCGGTCGGGCGAGGCCGAACTGAGCCGTATCACCGGAGCCAGGACTCCTTCCGGGTCGCCCGTCGTGCTCACCGTCCCGGTCGCCGATCCGCCGGCGCGCGCCCGGTCCGCCGGTCGCGGGCGGGACGGGCGGCCCGCCCGGAGCGGCCGCCGCAGGTTCCCGCCGAGCTCGAAGGCGTAA
- a CDS encoding cold-shock protein: MASGTVKWFNAEKGFGFIEQDGGGADVFAHYSNIATSGFRELQEGQKVTFDVTQGQKGPQAENIVPA; this comes from the coding sequence ATGGCATCTGGCACCGTGAAGTGGTTCAACGCGGAAAAGGGTTTTGGCTTCATCGAGCAGGATGGTGGCGGCGCTGACGTGTTCGCCCACTACTCGAACATCGCCACCTCCGGCTTCCGTGAGCTTCAGGAGGGCCAGAAGGTTACCTTCGACGTCACGCAGGGTCAGAAGGGCCCGCAGGCCGAGAACATCGTTCCTGCCTGA
- a CDS encoding hydrolytic protein — MPAVTVAPGDTATTTLTVRNDSDIVEAYSLEVVGDCAPWTTVEPARVSLYPGTSETVTLRLEPPRSHEIRAGELPLGVRILPTEHPETVRVLETTVHIEEFHELRTELAPRRRRGWLRGRYRLAVQNQGNTPVQVGFTPGQAGEELAFAFTPAKPKLEPGESAEIGLRVRTGKPVWFGAPVVWPFTVDTAEDGEQEEPRPYESAVRAPLEAEFVQIPVFPKWLLALLAALLALLIAWFLLVRPAVRSAAKDAADEAVQARPTPAGQQTPGNSGSGGAGSPSPGGQGSGGSSGAGGDGGGTGGGGTGGGQQSSQTIDVQSASGQTKPGTYVVPKDNVFEVTDIVVANFQGDEGLLTISFGDRKITTIAMETFRNQDYHWVTPIKIPEGDAVSIEVTCNKPGTPATGRRAKGCHEVLNVSGVLRSTKQ, encoded by the coding sequence ATCCCGGCCGTGACGGTGGCGCCGGGGGACACCGCCACCACGACTCTGACCGTCCGCAACGACAGCGACATCGTCGAGGCGTACAGCCTGGAGGTCGTCGGGGACTGCGCCCCCTGGACCACCGTGGAACCCGCGCGGGTCTCGCTCTATCCCGGCACCTCCGAAACGGTGACGCTCCGTCTGGAGCCGCCGCGCTCGCACGAGATACGGGCCGGCGAGCTGCCGCTCGGCGTGCGGATCCTGCCGACCGAGCACCCCGAGACCGTGCGGGTCCTCGAAACGACCGTGCACATCGAGGAGTTCCACGAGCTGCGCACCGAACTGGCCCCGCGCCGCCGGCGCGGCTGGCTGCGCGGCCGCTACCGGCTGGCCGTCCAGAACCAGGGCAACACCCCGGTGCAGGTGGGCTTCACCCCCGGCCAGGCCGGCGAGGAGCTGGCGTTCGCCTTCACTCCGGCGAAGCCGAAGCTGGAGCCCGGCGAGTCGGCGGAGATCGGGCTGCGCGTGCGCACCGGCAAGCCGGTGTGGTTCGGCGCCCCGGTGGTCTGGCCGTTCACCGTGGACACCGCCGAGGACGGCGAGCAGGAGGAGCCCAGGCCCTACGAGAGTGCCGTACGGGCGCCGCTGGAAGCCGAGTTCGTCCAGATCCCGGTCTTCCCCAAGTGGCTCCTCGCGCTGCTCGCCGCGCTCCTCGCGCTGCTGATCGCCTGGTTCCTGCTGGTCAGGCCCGCGGTGCGCAGCGCTGCGAAGGACGCGGCCGACGAGGCGGTCCAGGCACGTCCCACGCCCGCCGGACAGCAGACTCCGGGCAACAGCGGTTCCGGCGGCGCCGGTTCGCCCAGTCCCGGCGGCCAGGGGTCGGGCGGATCGTCCGGAGCGGGCGGCGACGGCGGCGGCACGGGCGGTGGCGGCACCGGCGGCGGTCAGCAGAGCTCGCAGACCATCGACGTGCAGTCGGCGAGCGGCCAGACCAAGCCCGGCACCTACGTGGTTCCGAAGGACAATGTCTTCGAAGTGACGGACATCGTCGTCGCCAACTTCCAAGGCGACGAAGGGCTGTTGACGATCTCCTTCGGCGATCGCAAGATCACCACGATCGCCATGGAGACCTTCCGTAACCAGGACTACCACTGGGTGACCCCCATCAAGATCCCCGAGGGCGATGCCGTGTCCATCGAGGTGACCTGCAACAAGCCGGGCACGCCGGCCACCGGCCGTCGGGCGAAGGGCTGCCACGAGGTCCTGAACGTGAGCGGTGTGCTCCGCAGCACCAAGCAATGA